One window of Oryza brachyantha chromosome 12, ObraRS2, whole genome shotgun sequence genomic DNA carries:
- the LOC102714242 gene encoding RNA polymerase II subunit A C-terminal domain phosphatase SSU72 has translation MEAKRKMRFAMVCSSNMNRSMEAHSLLGRAGLDVASYGTGTQVKLPGPSLHEPNVYDFGTPYNVIYDDLRRKDPDLYKRNGLLPMLKRNTSVKLAPQRWQDNAGDGLFDVIFSFEERVFDLIVDDMHNREQRMLKNALIINMDVKDNHEEAGVGAKLALELCQKLEGAVDDWEEIIDDLIITFEKQHKRKLTYNMAFY, from the exons atggAGGCGAAGAGGAAGATGAGGTTCGCGATGGTGTGCTCGTCCAACATGAACCGGAGCATGGAAGCGCACTCGCTGCTGGGCCGCGCGGGGCTCGACGTCGCCTCCTACGGCACCGGCACCCAGGTCAAGCTCCCGGGCCCTTCCCTCCACGAGCCCAACGTCTACGACTTCGGCACCCCCTACAACGTCATCTACGACGACCTCCGCCGCAAGGACCCCGACCT GTACAAGAGGAACGGCCTGCTGCCAATGCTGAAGAGGAACACTTCAGTCAAGCTGGCGCCACAGAGGTGGCAGGACAATGCCGGCGATGGAttgtttgatgtgatattcAGCTTTGAGGAGAGGGTCTTCGACCTGATCGTCGATG ATATGCATAACCGTGAGCAGAGGATGCTAAAGAACGCACTGATAATCAATATGGATGTGAAGGATAACCATGAAGAAGCTGGTGTTGGGGCAAAGCTTGCTTTAGAGCTGTGTCAGAAG CTTGAAGGGGCAGTTGATGATTGGGAAGAAATTATTGATGACCTGATTATTACATTTGAGAAGCAGCACAAGCGGAAGCTCACATACAACATGGCATTTTACTAA